A window of the Sporosarcina sp. FSL K6-2383 genome harbors these coding sequences:
- a CDS encoding alpha-amylase family glycosyl hydrolase — protein MKVKKWFGLVVTSLLLVSTLYPAGVFAKADRTIEDESIYDLLVDRFNNGDGRNDYNVDTQDLSAFNGGDFTGIETRLEHIAGMGFTVISLGPIFVTESYDGSKVLDYTQLEPQFGTDAEFSSMMKAIHKRDIAAIADFPFAGVSANHVWAQEGKFEAIPATDGTIDWNHTDEAVQQALKEAVVNFLETNKLDGIRLTKTAKYDTTFVNDVIAAVKAANPKAYVLTNEESDANFDATFSTEKMNALRNSFVVADADASSLNLFTQGTSNGLVQLDDLTGPRYTYDIVEARMFPPTRWRLAATALFSMPGTPIVPYGTEIAVNGKAAPENHQLMNYKIEQELVEHIADLNTLRNESETFRTGDFEILYNEDGFSVFKRSSDKETWIIAINNTTHTSNFAIPKEVIGDNKKLRGVLDGDLVREAKDGMFRIVLEREVAEIYIADEDKGFNIPYLIASILIYVFFLGFLFIVWKKGKQGRKNNVDA, from the coding sequence GTGAAGGTGAAGAAATGGTTTGGACTAGTTGTGACTTCACTGCTTCTTGTATCTACTCTTTATCCAGCGGGGGTTTTTGCAAAGGCAGATCGGACAATAGAGGATGAAAGTATATATGATTTACTTGTCGACCGTTTTAACAATGGCGATGGGCGTAATGATTATAATGTCGATACACAAGATCTAAGTGCATTCAACGGTGGAGATTTCACCGGAATTGAAACGAGATTAGAACATATCGCAGGAATGGGCTTCACGGTTATTTCACTTGGACCGATATTTGTCACAGAATCCTATGATGGTAGCAAGGTGCTCGATTACACACAGCTTGAGCCGCAGTTTGGAACAGACGCGGAGTTTAGTAGCATGATGAAGGCTATTCATAAAAGAGATATCGCTGCTATTGCGGACTTCCCATTTGCGGGTGTCAGCGCCAATCATGTATGGGCGCAAGAAGGAAAGTTCGAGGCGATTCCGGCAACAGATGGAACAATCGACTGGAATCATACGGATGAAGCCGTGCAACAAGCGTTAAAGGAAGCCGTCGTCAACTTTTTAGAAACAAATAAATTAGATGGTATTCGCCTAACAAAAACCGCGAAATACGACACCACTTTCGTCAATGACGTCATTGCAGCTGTTAAGGCAGCCAATCCAAAAGCTTATGTATTGACGAATGAAGAAAGTGATGCAAACTTTGACGCTACATTTAGTACCGAAAAGATGAATGCGTTAAGAAATTCTTTTGTTGTAGCCGATGCGGATGCTTCATCTTTGAATTTATTTACGCAAGGAACATCTAATGGCTTGGTTCAGCTTGATGATTTAACGGGACCCCGTTACACATACGATATTGTAGAAGCGAGAATGTTCCCTCCAACAAGATGGAGACTAGCAGCAACAGCGCTGTTTAGTATGCCGGGGACACCTATTGTACCTTATGGAACTGAAATTGCGGTGAATGGTAAGGCAGCGCCGGAAAATCATCAGCTTATGAATTATAAGATTGAACAGGAATTAGTTGAGCATATTGCTGATCTAAATACATTACGTAACGAATCTGAAACGTTCCGAACTGGTGATTTCGAGATCTTATATAATGAAGATGGCTTTTCAGTCTTTAAACGTTCATCTGATAAAGAAACTTGGATTATAGCTATAAATAATACAACGCATACGTCCAATTTTGCTATACCAAAAGAAGTTATCGGGGATAATAAAAAATTACGTGGTGTACTTGATGGTGACTTAGTGCGGGAAGCAAAAGATGGTATGTTCCGCATCGTGCTCGAACGTGAAGTTGCAGAAATTTATATTGCGGATGAGGATAAAGGCTTTAATATTCCTTACCTTATCGCATCGATTTTAATTTACGTGTTCTTCCTCGGGTTCCTCTTTATCGTTTGGAAAAAAGGGAAGCAAGGTAGAAAAAATAATGTAGACGCATAA
- a CDS encoding DegV family protein, with protein sequence MRIFADSACDLPKSFFDENDVTLFPLHVLIDDNDYEDVLGIHPKEVYDAIREGKHPKTSQVSPELFLKTWEELATSEEEGIYIAFSSELSGTHDTAVMISKQVQETNPAMNLVIIDSKCASLGYGLLVQEAVRLRDAGESLQSIEERVRFMAEHMEHLFTVEDLDYMARGGRVSKASAFIGGLLNIKPLLHVEAGKLVPIEKHRGRKKVLRRMTELMAERGDHLSEQTIAISHADDENIALELQGLVDELFRPKKIEVHMIGSTIGAHTGPGTVSIFFLNKLQ encoded by the coding sequence TTGAGAATTTTTGCTGATAGCGCTTGCGATTTACCTAAATCATTTTTTGATGAAAATGATGTCACTCTTTTTCCATTGCATGTCCTAATTGATGACAACGATTATGAAGATGTTTTGGGCATTCATCCTAAAGAAGTATACGATGCAATCCGTGAGGGCAAACATCCGAAAACCTCACAAGTTTCTCCGGAGTTATTTCTGAAAACGTGGGAGGAGCTTGCGACCTCTGAAGAAGAAGGTATTTACATCGCCTTTTCTTCTGAATTATCAGGTACGCATGATACAGCTGTCATGATTAGTAAACAAGTACAAGAAACAAATCCAGCGATGAATCTAGTTATTATCGACTCGAAATGTGCCTCACTTGGCTACGGCTTACTAGTGCAAGAAGCTGTTCGACTCCGTGATGCCGGAGAAAGTTTGCAGTCCATTGAAGAAAGAGTTCGTTTTATGGCCGAGCATATGGAGCATTTGTTCACAGTGGAAGATTTGGATTATATGGCGCGCGGTGGACGTGTTTCCAAAGCGAGTGCATTCATTGGCGGATTATTGAACATTAAGCCACTTCTTCACGTTGAAGCTGGTAAACTCGTACCGATTGAGAAACACCGTGGGCGTAAAAAAGTACTGCGCCGCATGACAGAGCTAATGGCAGAACGTGGCGACCATCTATCTGAGCAAACAATCGCCATAAGCCATGCAGATGATGAAAATATCGCCCTTGAATTGCAAGGTTTAGTGGATGAATTATTCCGACCTAAAAAAATTGAGGTCCATATGATTGGCTCCACCATCGGCGCCCATACAGGTCCCGGCACAGTCTCCATCTTTTTCTTGAATAAACTACAATGA
- a CDS encoding Cof-type HAD-IIB family hydrolase, producing the protein MKPHLIVLDLDGTLLTDEKVISDTTLNTLKIAEDQGHHVMIATGRPYRASEVYYRQLGLQTPIVNFNGAFVHHPNNAAWKTIHETISLPVVNEVVDALQQFPVQNIVAEVMDDVYMHYHDEKLLDIFNFGSPQITEGDIRNHLQVDPTSLLIQAEEQSVDAIRRHLGEVHAEVIDHRRWGAPWHVIEVIRHGLHKAVGISHVAKWMDIPQERIIAFGDEDNDLEMIDYAGVGVAMGNAIDRLKSIADEVTATNNEDGIAQVLRERLHLN; encoded by the coding sequence TTGAAACCACATTTAATCGTCCTTGACTTAGATGGGACATTGCTAACAGATGAGAAAGTTATATCCGATACAACCTTGAACACCCTAAAAATAGCGGAAGATCAAGGTCATCATGTCATGATTGCAACTGGTAGACCTTATCGTGCAAGTGAAGTGTATTACCGTCAACTCGGACTTCAAACACCGATTGTTAATTTCAACGGAGCGTTCGTCCACCATCCTAACAATGCGGCTTGGAAAACGATTCATGAAACAATCTCCTTGCCTGTCGTCAATGAAGTTGTAGATGCCCTGCAACAATTTCCTGTTCAAAATATCGTGGCAGAAGTGATGGATGATGTCTACATGCATTACCATGATGAAAAGCTACTCGATATTTTCAACTTTGGAAGTCCACAGATTACGGAAGGGGATATCCGCAATCACTTACAGGTAGATCCAACGAGCTTGCTCATTCAAGCGGAAGAACAATCCGTCGATGCCATTCGCCGCCATCTGGGCGAAGTACATGCAGAGGTCATTGATCATCGTCGTTGGGGTGCTCCATGGCATGTTATTGAAGTCATTCGACATGGTTTACATAAAGCAGTCGGGATTTCACATGTTGCCAAATGGATGGATATTCCACAAGAACGGATTATTGCATTTGGAGACGAAGATAATGATCTTGAAATGATTGACTACGCGGGTGTTGGTGTCGCAATGGGCAACGCCATTGATCGTTTAAAGTCGATTGCTGATGAAGTAACCGCAACGAATAACGAAGATGGTATTGCGCAGGTGCTTAGAGAGAGGTTACACTTGAACTAA
- a CDS encoding prolyl oligopeptidase family serine peptidase encodes MIVREEKWGHIPLLHIVEEDFKDKQVPVVIFLHGFTSAKEHNLHYAHNIAKKGMRVLLPDAHLHGARTEQLDEAQLSLRFWEIVLTSIEEVKYLREELVKQALITPEKIGVGGTSMGGITTLGCLTVYDWIDTAAVMMGAPGFVQLAEAQMSQFERRGFKLPITDEEKKGMLHTLSTFDLTKHVDALEHRPVYFWHGKQDTVVPFEPTYHFYEAVKKDYADTPELFEFVSDDTAGHAVSRTGMLKAADWFACHLKD; translated from the coding sequence GTGATTGTTCGTGAAGAAAAATGGGGTCATATCCCTTTATTGCATATAGTTGAAGAAGATTTTAAGGACAAACAGGTGCCTGTTGTCATTTTCCTGCACGGTTTTACGAGTGCGAAAGAGCATAATTTACATTATGCACATAATATCGCTAAAAAAGGAATGCGGGTTTTATTGCCAGATGCGCATTTACATGGTGCGCGCACGGAACAATTAGACGAAGCGCAGCTCAGTTTGCGTTTTTGGGAAATAGTGTTGACGTCGATTGAGGAAGTAAAATATTTGCGTGAAGAGCTTGTCAAACAAGCGCTTATTACTCCAGAGAAAATCGGGGTCGGTGGGACGTCAATGGGCGGTATAACAACACTTGGCTGTTTGACTGTATATGACTGGATTGATACAGCAGCTGTTATGATGGGGGCACCGGGCTTTGTACAGTTAGCTGAGGCACAAATGTCCCAATTTGAACGTCGAGGATTCAAATTACCAATCACTGATGAGGAAAAGAAAGGGATGCTTCATACATTATCGACATTTGATTTGACAAAACATGTTGATGCTTTGGAGCATCGACCGGTTTATTTTTGGCATGGGAAGCAAGATACGGTTGTGCCTTTTGAGCCGACATATCATTTCTACGAAGCGGTGAAAAAGGATTACGCGGATACGCCAGAGCTATTTGAATTTGTGTCAGATGATACAGCGGGGCATGCTGTTTCGAGAACGGGAATGCTAAAGGCAGCAGATTGGTTTGCGTGTCATTTGAAAGACTGA
- a CDS encoding metal-sulfur cluster assembly factor encodes MDEAMKESMMGALENVIDPELGVDIVNLGLVYDVELDEEGTSKVTMTLTSIGCPMGPQIIANIKQELVELPEVKDVDVNVIWNPPWSKDMMSRYAKMALGVR; translated from the coding sequence ATGGATGAGGCGATGAAAGAAAGTATGATGGGTGCTCTTGAAAACGTCATTGACCCGGAACTAGGTGTCGATATTGTCAACTTAGGTCTCGTTTATGATGTTGAGTTGGATGAAGAAGGTACGTCAAAAGTGACGATGACACTTACATCTATCGGCTGTCCAATGGGGCCGCAAATTATTGCGAATATTAAACAAGAGTTGGTAGAGCTTCCAGAAGTAAAAGATGTGGATGTCAATGTCATTTGGAATCCACCTTGGTCAAAAGATATGATGTCACGTTACGCGAAAATGGCGTTAGGTGTTCGATAA
- a CDS encoding YjzD family protein, with amino-acid sequence MRYLMTFFWSFALVAMLNYVAGAIANVEFDFVPGAIMSVIAALLVIFIGESLPEGEIADH; translated from the coding sequence TTGAGATATCTTATGACATTTTTCTGGTCTTTCGCTTTAGTAGCTATGTTAAACTACGTTGCCGGCGCAATTGCTAACGTTGAATTCGATTTTGTACCAGGTGCAATTATGTCGGTAATCGCAGCCCTATTGGTCATCTTCATTGGTGAATCTCTCCCTGAAGGCGAAATTGCAGACCATTAA
- a CDS encoding beta-ketoacyl-ACP synthase III: MNAGLIGIGKYVPSHIVTNADLEKRMDTSDEWIRTMTGIEERRIADDSTDTSDMAYNAAVDAIQSAGIKPEEIGLILVATVTPDRPFPSVSTMIQERLGAKNAAAMDISAACAGFMYGVVTAKQFVESGVYDYVLVVGVEKLSKITDWEDRNTAVLFGDGAGAAIIGKVSDGRGILSFELGADGSGGKHLYQDKYLQMNGREVFKFAVRQMGESAINVIEKAGLEKEDVDFLIPHQANIRIMESSRERLGLSVEKMSKTVHKYGNTSAASIPISLVDDLAEGRVKDDDIIVLVGFGGGLTWGALCIKWGR, encoded by the coding sequence ATGAATGCGGGTCTAATAGGCATCGGTAAATATGTACCGTCACATATCGTGACGAACGCGGATCTTGAAAAGCGCATGGATACGTCGGATGAATGGATTCGGACGATGACGGGTATAGAAGAGCGACGTATTGCAGATGATTCGACTGACACATCTGATATGGCATACAATGCAGCGGTAGATGCAATTCAAAGTGCAGGCATTAAACCGGAGGAAATCGGTTTAATACTCGTTGCAACGGTTACACCAGATCGACCATTTCCGTCTGTATCAACGATGATTCAAGAGCGATTAGGTGCAAAGAATGCTGCAGCAATGGATATTTCTGCAGCGTGTGCGGGTTTCATGTATGGGGTTGTGACCGCGAAGCAATTTGTCGAGTCAGGTGTTTATGATTATGTACTTGTCGTAGGCGTTGAAAAATTATCGAAAATTACAGACTGGGAAGATCGCAATACAGCTGTTTTATTTGGTGATGGTGCTGGAGCAGCGATTATCGGTAAAGTTAGCGATGGTCGAGGAATTCTATCATTTGAACTTGGAGCGGATGGCAGTGGCGGTAAACATCTATACCAAGATAAGTATCTTCAGATGAATGGTCGCGAAGTGTTCAAGTTCGCCGTCCGTCAAATGGGTGAATCGGCGATTAATGTCATTGAAAAAGCGGGACTTGAAAAGGAAGATGTTGATTTCTTAATTCCCCATCAAGCGAATATCCGTATTATGGAGTCTTCTCGTGAACGCCTTGGTTTATCGGTTGAAAAAATGTCGAAGACGGTTCATAAATATGGCAATACCTCGGCAGCATCAATTCCAATTTCGCTTGTCGATGATCTGGCTGAAGGTCGAGTGAAAGATGATGATATAATTGTTCTTGTCGGATTTGGCGGGGGACTCACATGGGGTGCTTTGTGCATTAAGTGGGGAAGATAA